The sequence gatTTTCTGGAGTCCACATAGCATTTGCAAGCATGGTTGTCTTGTATGGTTGTATATTAAGTATGAGCAGATATTGAAACTTATCAATTATAAAGACCATCAAAGACATTGATAGCATTGGTTTACCTTCAAGAATATTCAGATATGCAATATTTAAATCGTAGTGACTGATACCATACTCtcatttctttacttttgtGGTAAAAGATACCATCAGTTGCATGATATCTGAATTACTATATATGCATTTAGCTCCCCAAGGCCGTGAATATTAGTATTCCATTACCAAAGCTTATATGACAGGACTATAAgtctttgtaaaattttgaaactcAAAGTCATATCAAGCTGTCAGATAAGAGATGAAACTCACTGATTCCCCACTAAAATTCATGTATGCCTGAGGTTTTACTAACAAAATTGGGACCTCTTTGATGCAACCTGTACTGATCATACAAACAATCAAAATAAACCATCAAGCTCATACCAAGgaactaaaagaaattaaaagaaacaaaggaaTAAAACATGAACAGAAATCAGCACTAACAACCTATTCCAATGAGAGCCTTCGATTGAATTGTGTTCATTGCAACAGCTTCTGCTTTAGCGATTTTATCAATCATTTCAAAACCAacctgaaagaaaaaatactcCTAAATCAATAACATAGCAAAAAGCACAAGTAAAGTTACCAAATCCAATGAAGCATTAGTTACATTGTGCCTAGTGCCATGGTACTTATTTCCAGGGTTACCCAATCCAACGATTAGCCAAGGAGTATACTCGATTTTAGCAACTCCATTGCCATTTTCAGGTAATGAAACACGTATAGACAGTCTGGTGGAAGCTAGATGCCTTGGTCGAAAAAAGGAGTTTCTGGGACAGGAAATGCAAGTATTAGGGGTGGAAACTGCATACAACATTGACCTGCAACACAAAGTGAGCAAGACTTTATTTATTGGGCATACACGGGATCAGTTAACCAACAAAAagcatttaaaaagaaaaagagccTTTCTGGGGAAATTGTTAAAACCCATCACTACAATCGATCCAGTAAAGAGCTGTATATTCctgaataataaaaactacCAAAAACAACAACCATTTTGGGTACAAATTGAGAATCATTGAATTAGAGAGAGATAAATAgttaaacaaaataagtatGGAACAACAGTTTATGCAATTTAAATGCTCCAAACAAATAAAGATTCTAACTAAGAGAGAGcatgaaataaaatcaacatatCCACCCAATTTATTTGACTAGCTTCAGAAACATACACAGAAACAGCTCAAGACGTAGAAAAGCAAAAACTTGAAAAactcaattaaaaaaagagaacaaaaCTGACGTCTTCTATATTTGCTACActtcaagaagaagaagaagaacaacaACAAGAAGATAGTTGCAGAATGATACAGTGACAATGCTAAAACAAAGCCTGAAATTCTGAGGCTTAGCCGTTGAGCAGAGAGTAGTAGCGCTTTGTTTGGCCACGGTGATAATCGgacaaaaatatcaaagataaaaatcaataaatagaATGCACATATTTGGGCCAGAGACTAGGCTTCCAAATGGGTCTTTCGGCCTGCCCTGTAAGATGGTTTATTACGTTGGctggagaagaaaaaaaggaaatttttcaaaaaaatactaaaattaataataaaattattatttttactgtttaaatttttttaaaaaaactaaaaaactatttatttaattttttgattgttttaaaaaaaatactttatttctaaaataaatataaaaaaaccgtatctttaatattttcatacagtaaaaacgaaaaaaaagtttacaccgtatttttgataaaaaatataaaaaaatagatatttttgtaattctttaaaaaataagaaaattatacggatagatttatttttgcttattttatttttatacggCGTGTTTTGGGTAGTTATAtgtttttatcaatttcttttctcctttttccgCTAATTTGgtattgtattttttatttttattttttacatttttactttatttttcagatttctcatttcaatctttttattatttctttttttttaatttgctttagtttttatatataagagCTCTTTAACAATGAAAAAGACCACCATTATTATTACTGATAATGGTGATTTATAGAAAAGACTAAgatcatatttttaaatacgGAGCTGGTTTAAtgtttgatttctttattatttataacagTTTTTTCATAGTTTATTGTATTTCactgatttattattatttttagtttttatttttatattacaatagaaaataaaaaagagagagaaataaatgtATGTGTAGTTTGAAATTTGAGAAACTAAGAAGGTaaggaaagaataaaaaatagaagaacGGAATAaggaaactaagagaaaattaTGGTTGTTACTTATGGCACTAAGACATGAACTCTATTTatgttgtttattttttttcttctttttgctttattgttgttgtttttaattattataatggTAAAGTagtaaatattcattatctataAACGATTGATGATGATAGAGCCGATTCAGCTTAGCACACAACCGATTATGACATCATAGAGCCACTCGACTCTAGAGCTTAATTATGGTCGGTTTGGCAATTTATTCGATCCTCTCTTGCCTAGAAGCCGATTTAACATGCACAAAAGATAAAAgcataattaaaactaaaaaaaagaagttcaagtgcataaaaacaaattaaatgaagttagaaaatataaaataatacaaaccctaaaaagtaaaaattgaCAGAAGATAACTAAGACTTTATATGGCatattatagattttaatagtgcaatcttaaaaacttgatataatcatataattattaagaaaaaaccATAAATCTAACATGCTACTCAAACTATTCTAATTATCATATCTATAATCCaatatattcaaattattagattcaaaatccaagatattcatattattagattcaaaatccaacatGCATAAACATCACAGAGacatataaaactattaaaaaccCCAGATTTAATCACATAACAGGATATAaagcatttaaaataaatcataacatgtttctagaatcataaaaataaaagaaccagtaaaggaaaaaaagatattGATGAGGCTGGATTTGGGGGAACCCTTAGATTGTCATTAGATTGCTGATCTGTTAGGCTCTATAGATAATGAGGGCTTTATTTTCTAGGGATAATGttggtaaatttttatttaaaaagtctCGGTGATAGTGATGGGAAAGCAATAGCGGCTGTGGTGAGttagtattaatattttattagtcttttggtaatttaagaaaatctatatttattttttaatttttaatttagaaaaagaataaagtttaatttggcccttaaattttttgttcGAGTTCAATTTGGCCCTCGAATTTTGAAGTCATGCTCAATTGGACCTTTTTTCACATTCTTATTGTAGCGTGTAATGAACTCGCTTAAAGAAGAGCTAAATTGAAtctattcaaaaaatttaggaGTTAAATCTGCcgtgaaagtaaaaaaagagCAAAATTGAACCTGAGTGTAAAGTTCGAGGTTTAAATTGAACCTTAATCGTTTTTGAATGCTTCTTTTActtatctatatttttttagatttttttaaaatgttgtATGCTTTTTAGACgctttttttagcttttatgTGCTTtttagacttttttttttctcttttgtagCTTTTTATGCTAATCTATGATATATATTgttaagtatataatataaatgatttaaaatttgaacaaaaaacttcagtaaaaattaaaatatgtataccTACATAAACTTATTAAGTAATTAGTATATGTATTGTTACTACATATACCCTAAAAattgttttgtatttttatatttattttagctgCATTAACTTGAAATGTACAAGTTCAATATTTTCATAGAAATGGTATtgcttttaaattatttcttgtaatttaaaatttacaaattcaaCAAGTGTACTTGCTTATTTTCATATTAGCTCtagcaaaattaaaatttttagaaagtaaaaagtaagaaataaaagttgaaCTATGGGtgtttttttaagattagatgCTTCATCCTTAATGGTTTAATatcctttaaaaaataatgaatgcTTCAAATGATTGGCATGAAAATCTCAATCAAAACTTTAAGCAAAATCTATGTACTCTTCACATGCATAGTCATTAACtaagaaagaattttattagctTAAGTTTATTTACTAACTTGGCAATACTTGATTTGATCTTgacaatcaaattaaataatgataatgttgtttcaagtatttttcttataGGATTTTAAGTCCTCTTTTTGTTCGAAgttgctaaacttagaaaatCAATTATGCCATCtaaatcatgttcattatacTAGAGTCGcaataaaaaaacttaaaaaactCATAGGCATTGAAGTAAATATAGAATCACAACTGCTACAAGATATTCTTGACCATGAAGACTTCACTTTTGATATAGAGAGTTTTGTGACCCGTATCATGATTGCAATATGAGATGCAATGAAGCTCTCAATAGCTTAAATTAAATCATGACCGCTCTAAGGATTTTGCAATCACGATATTCATACCTATTAGGAAGCCACCAATGGTCATATTTCTTAAGACTAATGGCAAGGCGATATATGGAAAAAATTTATTGCACCTTTAAGAATTGCGATTATGATTCAGCAAGCGCAATCGCGATCCAGCAAGTgcaattattattcttttactacgACCGCGATTGCTCAGATAGTGCATTTAATGTATTATTTAGAGCTAGAAAAAAGGTTTTAGCCTATGCTCATAGATTAATGTATCTTTTTATGGCTAAAAATAACCCATACAAAGGATATTTAGGTGTGTTGAACAACCCTCTTAAAGGCTAAAACTCTAGCACTTTAATTTCTTATCATTTATAATCAATAaacctttattttttattgttgtaaGAGCATTGATAGCTCTTAAAGGACTTAAGTATAAGCTTTAAACACTTGGGTGGGTTTGAGAGTTAGCCTAGTGTAAAAATCTTGTGAGGTTATATGTTAGCCTTGTAAGTGAAAAACACAAGTATGGGATTTGAGAGTTAGCCTAGATTGAGAACTCTTGTGAGATTTGGTGTAAGCTTAAACACTAAGTTTGGAAGTGACCCTTAAAGTATAAGTTGAGTGTAAGCTTAGAAACACTTAGGTTTGATCTTGCACTCATAGAAAGGATCATAGTTTTAGAATACCCAATTGGAGATTGAAGAGTGGATGTAGGTTGGTTAATATCCAAACTACTATAAATCTTTGTTCCTTCTTCCTTCCTACTCTATTTTTttgcattaaattttttaatttcctatTAATTTCTATGCACCAATTCAATCCCCCTTTCTTAGTGCATTAAGGGACAACAAGTAGTATCAAAGCATCATACTTATAAGCTTAAGTTCATGAGTTAACAATCCAAGGTGACCAATGAAAGAATTCACCACCTCAAGACGCTTGTCGATAGGTCTAATTACCCTTATTAGAAATATCAGATAGAAGTCTACTTAGATAGTGACTTGATAGATGTATGGGATAGTGTGTTGAAGGAATGAAAGCCTCcaactaaagaaaaagaaagtgtaCATGTACCTCTCCATAGAGTGGAATGGGTGGAGGcacatgaaaagaaataaacttctCATTATTGTCAAGAATATGAGGAAGCTTGGCAAGCACTATGATTTAATGGACATCAATAACAAAATCCTCACCTTGCCACTAAAGAATTATGGATAAAAAATGGCTCATATTGAGGAAGCTAATAAGGAACTTAATAAAATCTCTATAGATGTGCTCATTAAAAAGCTCCTCATAATGAGATGGCTTTGGAAAGACATGAAGAACAAGTGAAAGATAAGGAAATAGAGAAAAACAAAGCATTGGCTCTCAATAACACTACAAGGAGTCAAGTAAAGTGAAAGCCCTAGTGAATCATATAGAAGTGAAAGACGAAGAGCTTGTTATGGTTTCTATGAAGGTCAAGGAGATCAtcaagaataagaaaagagagaaaagatcCTTAACAAAGTGTCTTTTAAGCTTAAATGGAGATATAACTTACTATGAATGTGGCAAGCAAGGTCATACTAAGGCTTGCTACAAGagcaaaaacaataataagctaggaaaagaaaagaactagTGATTCAAGGAAATATAGGATGATAGATCCTATattgaagatgagaaaataGGAGTTGCCAACCTTTGCTTCATATCCTTAGAAGATTATGATTTATGCTCTACTTCTCATACTtgtaatgataataatttgcCTGACATAATTGATAAGAAACTTGTTGAAGctatgaatttaaaatgtaaaagaatatCGTTCTAAATGAAattccaaaagaaaaggaagcatTGGATACACTAATTGTATCCTAAAGAGCTCTTGTTAAATATGGCCTTAGCTTCAATTGAGCTTCATTATCAACATCCTCCCATTCTAATTCACATTTTGTACTACATCTTAAACATTAGGTGTGGAAGTTGTGCCCAAAAAGGTTAAAACACGCATTAGGCATCCCCTCctaaaggaaaaaggaaaaatgcgACAAGATCCAAGAGGCAGGCCTCAAAAGACCAATCATGCTTTCATGTATAAGAGACATGCACCCAAAAATAGGCACTCACCTCATATATGTCCTTGCATGCataataaatgtaaaaatatgGTGAGACCTaaatcttaagaaaaaaatacattaaataaaaggttctataattctaatatttaatgcCACTATTACATAAAGATTAGGCATATGAATGTGTAAAAGGACATTTAGGCGTCTACACTTATTGTGAATTAATATGATCACTTAATGTCGCATGAGATGCTTATTAGTAAGCAGGATGGTGAGATatgcaaagaaaatagattGAAGAAAGGAGTAGCTTTAGTAGTTGATGGGGTGctaatcgtgttagctacaatctaaggtagtgtacctatcgatgcagtctagcactaatggcgagtatcaaggtcgtattcctcgggaaagtgaaagcccagagttactcctttgttctttgttatattaacctaaaatggataatgaataatttctaaactaactattaactacaagctaagttccgagggagatgcaggagtaattgataaatgaaataatcaagacaagaagacaaacccaaagggaatctaaactagttggcaaccgaacaaaagataaaggatcggtgagtctaattatgctacctgtggacgagttcttaaccgaatttggtttctctctcgagataaccgaattcctaaacctaataacctaaagttggaatctcttcctaacgattgattcttaaattagcattaagctttaatccgcctctattaagctttgttaattcttaatccggctagttaattatccttatctctaagcgattattaaccagttcttgttattcaaaattccaattgccaaacggatttctcaatctcataaagcaatctaaacatcacaattcacaacgtctcatgaataatgcataatcttattaatactgaaaacaagaagaatacaaaaccaactcaaacaatccaacaatataatatcaagccaacatagtaaagaaatcccaatgaaTTAAATCAgtttagctaaacatgttcatgtttaaaacaatctaggaaatcaattacaatgaaagaataatgaaaataaaacatgtacacccttttctctcgaattagatgaacagctccaaatctggatctacactttaattaatctcccaaactgcctcttgaattgcttccactacggttttgcactcggaaccttgtgattccgggattcttactccccgcaactctctctcgcacttaATACTGTgtagaaaccgaaccagccgccagggctctatgtcactctttttcctccctcttttctaagaaaaattcatttttcttatatatttaactcatcacggccgaagtccaggccgtgctgaaactatggatctcaccaagtagggtaccacggccgtgtttctccccgtgttggccaccacgtcAAGGTCGTGGTGGCTActaaaccgtgcccaaagtgcaaatttcaagaatcaaagccaatggttgagcacagccagagtccaggccgtgctcaatgtatgcattgcgggctcttgtccgatcttgatgaattctcgtccgtttccgcacgtattgatctataattgcttaacaccgatgatggtcctataaatattcctgaaatacaaaagaacacaaaacacaggtgatctgggaataaaagcacaataattgctaagaacatacgcaataatatgcaagcaaatatgtgtaaaactatgctcatcaaattaccccacacttaagctattgcttgtcctcaagcaattaacaactcaccccataaaactacagttagcaattcctttcagtttatgcccctagtccacaacagagagtattcaacacatctcaaaggatactcaatcataaatcaaattacaaatcattaacaaagaatggaaataatattaatgcatgagtaacttaaatgacaactcaacacaaacatcatgaaccaatgcctcacagggatcactcaagtcgctcaaagtgtatattaggtgaataacaaatccctcaaagtaaatgcacaagacccgctcaccataagcttgctcataaatcatatcttcgctactgtgaataagtaaataccaaaatcaaagggtctttaccaaggttgaaatggggctaaggtaaaggtacggagatttggatagaagtgtgaaagtgctggaattcgtgcaataaacaatagtatatgctcaagggattaaatgcctaagatcacaaaaagaatcattcactaaaatccctactttatagaataacgctcgcaaatgctctaaatccaataaaaagataaataattaaagagatttgtttattatatattcttttttttttcttcttctttttttttttctctttttttgtttttttttaataataatgaaccagcagcttattagcgaccgctgcatacaactcgaataaacataaagaataacaaatacaaattggatcaaagggagcatttaaaatatcaaaaagatttagtgaatttaccaacatagcaactagcattttaatcccacataaagttgaataaatcacagaaagaaattccagcataagggtaaaggaaagataaatgtaaagaatggtataattgaagtgtataggtgtagattatgaagaaaaggttaaggctcaaaaccggctaactaatggaaacataaggtgataggcttttggtcaaatgtagtgaatcctaaatcgcccaaatcatctcatggtattcacaatattcatgtaacttcaacacgcattacaaagcaagttctagaagcaaagttaagtacaatgcacactcaaacaagaaatataaagagcataagtataatgaatgctcaactggctcaaaatctcactttcaggtgtggtataaggtgcagttggttcgcaacatcattaattgaatcattacttaagaaacacatgcatatgatattatcaacgttctaagttaaaattcgacaattcgaaaaaacaattaaataacaccggtttaacccagcagggttgatgtgtaaaacaccataaattgttttctaaggacaatgaacagcaaagaaaagtaactataattctataaatcaagtcatcaatcagctcaaaaatagcatactcaagtgcatacaGTGTtctaacatcccctaaaaatacacaacacctagccatagcaatttcagatatattaaaaatccatatgagagattaaggtgtacccataagcaccccacacttgaagaacacactgtcctcagtgtaaaatgttatggataccccacatggaatgctcaactaagagaacaaaggcaatacaatccaagtgcatgacatgtatgaaaaataaagtaaataaatgcagaaaaataaaaagttctaggggactgccctgatcatccatcgaggctgatgttgtggaaattcagtgcctcctcggtagaatctgaaaataataaaataaagaaataaaatcgaaactgaaaatatgaaaactaaaactaataaaatgtttcaaaacaaaaggttaaaatattaaagattaaagataaagtttggggtgcctcccaaaagcgcttctttttgatgtgatgagtcttcttagctggactcatggtgaaaaacaaacggtggggattggcgaccatccatccttcttccaagcaaatggcttcaaatatccgcttagagggataatcgtcaacttcctcttccgAAGCGGTCAAGCAAGTCGcgatgatgggcaaaactcgctcctcatatatttgcacgtagtcatgatgctctagggcttttccaatttgaaagtcGGAGTTTCAataattggaaggatcgacgatTGGGCAATTTTTcggagtgttgatggttttgttcagtccttggcttggttcacttgctaggagaaactcgagctcctccaagacttcttcattggataactcgtgctcatcttccatcatcgaagggacttttggaaaatctaccaacaattcctctaacgcAACTCAAAGCATCATTAACTGTACATTCTCGTTGATAGTCTTTCGgaggaattatgttcgcctcttcctttccccggttccatctccatgttcaagaaatcatccCGCATGGAAGCAttatcgtcaaacatagtagataaaccggAAAAATTCTCACCCTGAACGcgaaagtgatggcgctcaaatgctccCTCGGATTCGGtggcgtttgatggagttcccattGTTCTGCTAGTAACTGGcgaaagatcaagcctacttgatgctctatgttcttaattgaggcttgttgaccttTTCGTACCCTCTccgtttgttggaatctttcctcaagacttgttatgaacctcatcatcggctctcctccgacactaactcttcatcttgagttgaaggtgcaagattagggtCACGATGTAGTTACTGAAttctagtggttcttggccatctaagctccatccaaagggtgaatgagtgctccactcttgattgtaggtgcttccatacgagtcatttggccaactttccgtataattcacctgttcacagttataagaacaatgagcaacattactatacaatggacaatcattacacacatgtaaaccacaataaaatttataaaagacttgagatgaaaggataggagaagagagttgattggtagccctgcaaaatgattccactcgagcatctaaagatgcacgggcatcccaatttttagcactctcttggttcctgatcccattttccaatgtgtcatacaaagagtttgaatttagcattgaacctccttatcattcactatctgaatcataaacttaaactaaataaatatgtacagataaaataaaataattaaacaaataaaaataaaaatcataaaataataagaaagaaaaaaaatggctaaattaacaaatagcaaatttcactctagttttcaaacaatccccggcaacggcgccaaaaacttgatggggtgctaatcgtgttagctacaatctaaggcagtgtacctatcgatgcagtctagcactaatggcgagtatcaaggtcgtattcctcgggaaaatgaaagcccagagttactcctttgttctttgttatattaacctaaaatggataatgaataatttctaaactaactattaactacaagctaagttccgagggagatgcaggagtaattgataaatgaaataatcaagacaagaagacaaacccaaaaggaatctaaactagttggcaaccgaacaaaagataaaggatcagtgagtctaattatgctacccgtggacgagttcttaactgaattcggtttctctctcgagataaccgaattcctaaacctaataacctaaagttggaatctcttcctaacgattgattcttaaattagcattaagctttaatccgcctctattaagctttgttaattcttaatccggctagttaattatccttatctctaagcgattattaaccagttcttgttattcaaaattccaattgccaaacggatttctcaatctcataaagcaatctaaacatcacaattcacaacgtctcatgaataatgtataatcttattaatactgaaaaca comes from Ricinus communis isolate WT05 ecotype wild-type chromosome 5, ASM1957865v1, whole genome shotgun sequence and encodes:
- the LOC8261191 gene encoding chloroplastic group IIB intron splicing facilitator CRS2-A, chloroplastic isoform X6 — encoded protein: MLYAVSTPNTCISCPRNSFFRPRHLASTRLSIRVSLPENGNGVAKIEYTPWLIVGLGNPGNKYHGTRHNVGFEMIDKIAKAEAVAMNTIQSKALIGIGCIKEVPILLVKPQAYMNFSGESVGPLAAHYQVPLRHILLIYDEMSLPNGVMRLQPKGGHGHHNGVKSVMEHLDGCREFPRLCIDQYISFSLQVLEIRLAPWT
- the LOC8261191 gene encoding chloroplastic group IIB intron splicing facilitator CRS2-A, chloroplastic isoform X5, yielding MLYAVSTPNTCISCPRNSFFRPRHLASTRLSIRVSLPENGNGVAKIEYTPWLIVGLGNPGNKYHGTRHNVGFEMIDKIAKAEAVAMNTIQSKALIGIGCIKEVPILLVKPQAYMNFSGESVGPLAAHYQVPLRHILLIYDEMSLPNGVMRLQPKGGHGHHNGVKSVMEHLDGCREFPRLCIGIGNPPGTMDMRAFLLQKFSSTEREQTINCYWTD
- the LOC8261191 gene encoding chloroplastic group IIB intron splicing facilitator CRS2-A, chloroplastic isoform X3 — encoded protein: MLYAVSTPNTCISCPRNSFFRPRHLASTRLSIRVSLPENGNGVAKIEYTPWLIVGLGNPGNKYHGTRHNVGFEMIDKIAKAEAVAMNTIQSKALIGIGCIKEVPILLVKPQAYMNFSGESIYDEMSLPNGVMRLQPKGGHGHHNGVKSVMEHLDGCREFPRLCIVHFFFLAGIGNPPGTMDMRAFLLQKFSSTEREQIDAALGQGIDAVRTLVLSGFNQNITRFNLGQKYKYHKV
- the LOC8261191 gene encoding chloroplastic group IIB intron splicing facilitator CRS2-A, chloroplastic isoform X4; its protein translation is MLYAVSTPNTCISCPRNSFFRPRHLASTRLSIRVSLPENGNGVAKIEYTPWLIVGLGNPGNKYHGTRHNVGFEMIDKIAKAEAVAMNTIQSKALIGIGCIKEVPILLVKPQAYMNFSGESVGPLAAHYQVPLRHILLIYDEMSLPNGVMRLQPKGGHGHHNGVKSVMEHLDGCREFPRLCIVHFFFLAGIGNPPGTMDMRAFLLQKFSSTEREQTINCYWTD